CGAATTGTCAGTCAGGACGAATCAATCCAGATGCCTCCACCAGACTCGAACAAGAAGTTGAGTCCGGAGGAGATCGAGACCTTGCGACGTTGGATCGCTCAGGGAGCCAAATACCAGTCGCACTGGTCGTTTGAAGTTCCCCATAAAAGCGATCCACCACAAACCACGCTCGCCGGCTGGGATCAAACCGAGATCGATCGTTTTCTGGCGGCTCGTCTCGAAAAAGAGAAGCTGACTCCATCGGCCGAAGCGGACAAGCGAACGTTGATTCGCCGCGTGACCTTCACGCTGACCGGCATGCCACCCACGATCGAAGAGGTCGATGCCTTCCTGGCCGATGAATCGCCTGATGCCTACGAGAAAGTGGTCGACCGTCTCTTGGCGTCGCCCAAGTATGGCGAACACATGGCTCGGCATTGGCTCGATGCGGCCCGCTTCGCCGATACGCACGGCTTGCACCTGGACAACTTCCGCGAGATGTGGATGTACCGTGACTGGGTCATTCAGGCCTTGAACGACAACAAGCCTTACGACGTCTTTCTGACCGAGCAGTTGGCAGGCGATCTGTTGCCCAATCCATCGTGGGAACAGAAGGTGGCCTCTGGCTTCAATCGTTGCAACGTGACGACCAACGAAGGTGGTTCGATCACGGAAGAAGTCAAAATGCGAAACGTCAACGATCGCGTGGTTACCACCGGCACCGTCTTCATGGGGCTGACCATGGACTGCACGCGTTGCCACGACCATAAGTACGACCCGCTGAAGCAAAAAGACTTTTACGCGATGTACGCGTTCTTCAACAGCATCGACGGCAGCCCGATGGATGGCAACGTGAAAGATCACGCTCCGTCCATCTACTCGAAAGAGGCGGTCGAGCAGATCGCATCGTTCGATCAGCAAATCAAAGCGAAGAAAGAAGAAACTCAAGCGACCCTCGCCAAGATCGAATACCAGGACCCAGGTCCCGGCGTCGACAATCCGGAAGTCAAAGCGGAAGAAGTGGTCTGGATCGAAGATGCTCCGCCGGAAGGTGGCGTGGTCAGTGGCAACTACAACTGGGTTGCCGCACCGGAGCCTGTCTTCAGTGGCGAGAAGTCTGCCAAGCGAACTTCGACCGGCAACGATCAGGTCTTCTTCACCGGGGCGAAGACTCCTTTGACGATCTTCAAAGGGGACGTGATGTTCGGTTACGTCTACCTCGATCCGAAGAACCCGCCGCGTGAAATCATGTTCCAGTGGAACGACGGCGACTGGGATCAACGGGCCTATTGGGGCGAAGACCTCATCCCTTACGGCAACAACGGTTCGACCAAGCATCGCCTCGGAGATCTACCGGAAGCGGGCAAATGGGTTCGTCTCGAGATCCCGATCGACAAGGTCAAACTGAAGGAAGGTGCCAAGATCAACGGATGGGCATTCACGCAGTTTGACGGGACCGTGTATTGGGACAAGGCAGGCGTCGTGACGAAGTACGGCAAGTCGCCGCAGTTCAAGTCGATGGTGGCCTGGACCGAATACGCCGCGAAGAATCTCGATACGGTCATTCCTGAAAACAAGCAGGTTACCGAAATCCTGAAGAAGGCAGCTGATCAACGCAACGAAGAAGAGGCTAAGAAACTGCAGCGATACTTCCTCGAGTTTGTCTGTGCTGACACGCAGGAAACCTTCGACAAGCTACGTGCCGATCTGAAGTCGCTGGCCGACCAGCGCAGCAGCGTGGTTAAGGATTCCCCCACGACATTGATCTACAAGGAAGCGGCCAAGCCGGTAAAGGCCTTCATCCTGGAACGTGGCGAGTACGATCAAATAGGGGAAGAAGTGACTCGCGATGTCCCATCGTTCCTGCCGCCGATGACCGAAGAGATGCCACGCGATCGTTTGGGCCTGGCCATGTGGCTGTTGGCTCCGAACCATCCGCTGACCGCCCGCGTTGCGGTGAATCGTTACTGGCAGCATGTTTTCGGAACGGGCCTGGTGAAGACGTCGGAAGACTTCGGTTCCCAAGGAAGTGTCCCCAGCCATCCGCAACTGCTGGATAACCTGGCGGTCGAGTTCCGCGAGAATGGTTGGGACATCAAGCGATTGATGAAACGGATGGTGATGACGGCCGCCT
The window above is part of the Bremerella sp. JC817 genome. Proteins encoded here:
- a CDS encoding PSD1 and planctomycete cytochrome C domain-containing protein, which encodes MANAEGTDEIDFNRDIRPLLSDRCYACHGPDENHRAGGIRFDQAESAYGEADSGEIAIVPGKPDESELIARIVSQDESIQMPPPDSNKKLSPEEIETLRRWIAQGAKYQSHWSFEVPHKSDPPQTTLAGWDQTEIDRFLAARLEKEKLTPSAEADKRTLIRRVTFTLTGMPPTIEEVDAFLADESPDAYEKVVDRLLASPKYGEHMARHWLDAARFADTHGLHLDNFREMWMYRDWVIQALNDNKPYDVFLTEQLAGDLLPNPSWEQKVASGFNRCNVTTNEGGSITEEVKMRNVNDRVVTTGTVFMGLTMDCTRCHDHKYDPLKQKDFYAMYAFFNSIDGSPMDGNVKDHAPSIYSKEAVEQIASFDQQIKAKKEETQATLAKIEYQDPGPGVDNPEVKAEEVVWIEDAPPEGGVVSGNYNWVAAPEPVFSGEKSAKRTSTGNDQVFFTGAKTPLTIFKGDVMFGYVYLDPKNPPREIMFQWNDGDWDQRAYWGEDLIPYGNNGSTKHRLGDLPEAGKWVRLEIPIDKVKLKEGAKINGWAFTQFDGTVYWDKAGVVTKYGKSPQFKSMVAWTEYAAKNLDTVIPENKQVTEILKKAADQRNEEEAKKLQRYFLEFVCADTQETFDKLRADLKSLADQRSSVVKDSPTTLIYKEAAKPVKAFILERGEYDQIGEEVTRDVPSFLPPMTEEMPRDRLGLAMWLLAPNHPLTARVAVNRYWQHVFGTGLVKTSEDFGSQGSVPSHPQLLDNLAVEFRENGWDIKRLMKRMVMTAAYRQSSDVSPEMAKRDPENRLLARGPRFRLDAESLRDQALAVSGLLVETIGGPSVKPPQPDGLWKAVGYSGSNTVQFKADEGHEKIHRRTLYTFIKRTALAPQLSTFDAPNRESCTVRRERTNTPLQALLLLNDPQYVEAAVALAGRTMDTGGADPVSKIDYLISLCLLDPENQVLRKELESLYFDSLTYFQENPEAASKLVGKDENPAELAAWAIVCNTILNLDEVVTLR